Proteins encoded together in one Halorubellus sp. JP-L1 window:
- a CDS encoding amidohydrolase family protein, whose product MVDLLIRSGTVATQNEKREIIDDGSIAVDEGRIVEVGPTETVAPKYDPGQTIEASGDVVLPGFVIPHAHVSDILLRGGVSRDRSIHDWLFNVKKPGVHAMTPEDHEIAAALYCTEAIRAGVTTFVELPEAILMGSEDFEEIVEKKMAVYEAAGLRNVYAATFRDNDDVGAEFERFIGRLLRKEPEVNHVPPTYSLVETADALERITELIEEYHREAEEGRQSVWVAPEHVWTVTPEGFERSYDLAEEYDVMTTTHVSETLEDDSAMISNVEYLESVDYLGERALLAHCVHVDERDMRLLAATDTKVAHNPLTNLSLGSGFAPVPTMVNYGITVGMGTDNPSANDLVNPLSDLRVATLIQKAVRLDAGALTAEQTLEMVTIEGARAIGREDELGSIEEGKRADVVFLDTDHAHLTPQQEVAPTVVTQTQGHEVHTVVCDGNVIMEDREVEFANEQYPNLLESAQTAAEAVTDRAGLSHLVDG is encoded by the coding sequence ATGGTCGATCTCCTCATCAGAAGTGGGACGGTCGCGACGCAGAACGAGAAACGAGAAATCATCGACGATGGCTCCATAGCGGTTGACGAGGGCAGAATCGTCGAAGTGGGTCCCACGGAAACGGTCGCGCCCAAGTACGACCCCGGCCAAACGATCGAAGCTTCGGGAGACGTGGTCTTGCCTGGGTTCGTCATTCCACACGCGCACGTGTCTGATATTCTTCTCCGAGGTGGCGTCAGTCGAGATCGGTCGATCCACGACTGGCTGTTCAACGTGAAAAAGCCCGGCGTCCACGCGATGACCCCCGAAGACCACGAAATCGCTGCCGCACTCTACTGCACGGAGGCCATTCGAGCGGGGGTCACGACGTTCGTGGAGCTCCCGGAAGCCATCCTCATGGGCAGCGAGGATTTCGAGGAGATCGTCGAAAAGAAGATGGCGGTCTACGAGGCCGCTGGGCTTCGGAACGTGTACGCCGCTACCTTCAGGGACAACGACGACGTCGGCGCAGAATTCGAACGGTTTATCGGGCGATTGCTCAGGAAGGAACCGGAGGTAAACCACGTACCGCCGACGTATTCGCTCGTCGAAACCGCAGATGCGCTCGAGAGAATAACCGAACTCATCGAGGAGTATCATCGAGAAGCAGAAGAGGGCCGACAGAGCGTTTGGGTTGCTCCGGAACACGTCTGGACTGTCACCCCAGAGGGCTTCGAACGCTCCTACGACCTCGCCGAGGAGTACGACGTGATGACGACCACGCACGTCTCCGAAACGTTAGAGGACGACTCCGCGATGATCTCTAACGTCGAGTACCTGGAGAGCGTCGATTATCTCGGTGAACGGGCGCTGTTAGCTCACTGTGTCCACGTCGATGAACGGGACATGCGTCTGTTAGCAGCTACAGATACGAAGGTAGCGCACAACCCGCTCACCAATCTTTCGCTGGGGTCCGGATTCGCTCCAGTTCCAACGATGGTGAATTACGGAATCACGGTCGGGATGGGGACAGACAATCCGAGCGCAAACGACTTGGTGAATCCCCTCAGCGACCTACGGGTCGCGACGCTCATCCAGAAGGCGGTTCGGTTGGATGCGGGAGCGCTCACTGCGGAACAGACGTTGGAGATGGTTACTATCGAGGGTGCACGGGCGATTGGGCGAGAAGACGAACTCGGTTCGATCGAGGAAGGGAAACGCGCAGATGTCGTCTTTCTCGATACAGATCACGCTCATCTCACGCCCCAGCAAGAGGTCGCTCCCACGGTCGTTACTCAGACTCAGGGACACGAAGTTCACACAGTCGTGTGCGATGGAAACGTGATCATGGAGGACAGGGAAGTCGAGTTCGCAAACGAACAGTATCCGAACTTGCTGGAGTCCGCGCAGACCGCAGCGGAAGCAGTGACAGATCGCGCCGGTCTATCACACCTCGTTGACGGATGA